The following is a genomic window from Streptomyces chrestomyceticus JCM 4735.
AGAGCAGCGCCGCCGGTACGGGGACGGCGTCGAGGGCCGCGCCCAGCCAGGCCGCCCGCACGCCGTCGTCCGGCAGCCCCAGTGCGGCCAGTCCGCGCAGCCGCCGCCCGGCACAGTCGGTCAGCGCCTCCAGCCGCGCCCGGGCCGCGGGGGACGGGGGCGCGGAGCCCGGCCTGACGACGCAGACCAGGGCGTTGGTGCCGGTGGCCGTCCTCGCTCCCGTGCCGATGGCGGATTCCCGGGCTCCGGTGGGGTGGCAGGGAGTGTCCGGCGCGTCGCTCCTGGCCGAGATCCAGGTCAGCGTCCGGCCGCCGGACTCGTCGTCGAGCCACACCTGGTGGTCCGTTGCGGCCTTACGGGCCAGCGGGAGGACGCGGTGCAGGGGCACCTGCGACCAGTCGCCGTCCGCCCGCGCGGCGGGGCCGGCGGCTCCGGTCATCCGGAGTACGCCTTCCATGTCGAGGACGGCCAGCAGCACCGCCGTGGCGCCCGAGGGTTTGACCCGTTCGTAGAGCCGCTGTGCCAGTTCGACCGGGCCGGGGGCGGTGGCCAGGTCCACGGCGTCGTCGGTCGGGCCGGGGCTGATGCCGGGGGCGTGGGAGGGGCTGGGGTCGCAGCCGTGCGGGACCGTTCCGGCACGGCCGTCGGCCAGGGAGGTCCGCAGGGCGTGGTGTTCCGCGTCGCCGGTCAGGCTTCCGGTGCCGCGCACCGTTCCGGCGGAGGCGGCCGAGCCGTTCCCCGGGACACCGGGAACGGCTCCGGCACCGGAACGCGCCGGGACGGGCACCGCCTGGCCCGGGAGGTTCGTATCGGCGACGCCTTCGAGCCGTATGCCCCCTCCCCGCATGCTCGCCTCGCCGGCCGCCGAGGGAGCCTCCAGCAGTCCGAGCAGCCCGCTCGCACAGGCACGGGCCTGCGCCGCGTCGCACCCGAGATGCCTGACGAGGAGTTCCGCGACACGCGCGGCACTCGGCACGGCCCCGGTCATCGGCTCGCTCCCCCGTGGGGGACCGCCCTCCTCCGGCCGGGAACCGGCAACGCCGTTGTCGCACCGGACCATGGCACCTCGTCGCCTCTTCGAAGGCACCCGCGCCCGTCCCGCGGTCGCTGCGGACGGCGTACGGAAGGCACCCGCACGCGACCGGTCGGGGGAGCCTGCCTCATGACGGCTGATATTCAACAGCGCCCATCCGATCACCGTGAGAAGTGGCCGGTAATGACCCATGCCTTTGTCCTACTGCCTCCAAGAGCAAGGAGGCGAGCGGCCACTGACCGGAATCGATCGGTCCGCCGCGGTGCCGGCAGCGGAGACCGGGGCGCCGGGAACGGGGGACCGGCGGCGGGGACGCCGGGGACAAGGCGCCGGGACGGGCCGACCCGCGCGGCTCCAGCCCCCAGCGACTTCACGCAAAATGTGTTAACAATGCAGCAGACCTCCGCCGAACACGCCGTCCACCGTCATCCGCGCGATGCCGCCCGCCGACTCCCGAGGGACGCCCGCCCATGCCCGCACCGCTGCCCGCCCACGTACCCGCGACCATGCGCGCCGCCGTACTCCACGCGCCGAAGGACCTGCGGATCGAGGAGCGGCCCGTGCCGGTCCCCGGGCCGGGGCAGGTGCTGGTCCGCGTCGAAGCCGTCGGCATCTGCGGCTCCGACGTGCACTACTACGAGCACGGACGGATCGGCGACTTCGTCGTCCGCGCCCCGATGGTGCTCGGCCACGAACCCGGCGGCACCGTCGCCGCCCTCGGCCCCGGCGCCTCCCTGCACCAGCCGGGGCAACTGGTGTCGCTCGAACCCGGCATCCCGTGCGGCACCTGTACGCAGTGCCGCCACGGCCGCTACAACCTGTGCCCCGACGTGTCCTTCTTCGCGACACCGCCGGTCGACGGCGCCCTGTGCGAGTACGTCGTCATCGACGAGCACTTCGCCCGCCCCGTCCCCGACACGCTGACGGCCGAGACCGCTGCCCTGCTGGAACCGCTGTCCGTCGGTGTGTGGGCGGCGCGCAAGGGGCGGGTCGGCACCGGTTCGCGGGTGCTGGTCACCGGCGCCGGACCGATCGGCCTGGTCGCCGTCCAGACGGCCCGTGCCTTCGGCGCCACCGAGGTCGTCGTCACCGACATCGCACCCGAACGGCTCGCGCTGGCCCGCGAGCTGGGCGCCACCGACGCCGTCGACGTACGGACCGCCCGGCTCGCCGACACCGGGTACGTCCCCGACGTGCTCCTGGAGTGCTCCGGCGTCCCGGCCGTCGCCGACGAGGCGATCCGGGCCGTCGGCCGGGCCGGCCGCGCGGTGCTGGTGGGAATGGGCGGGGACACCGTGCCGCTGCCGCTCGCCCATGTGCAGAACTTCGAGATCGAGGTCACCGGCACCTTCCGGTACGCCAACACCTGGCCCGCCGCCATCGCCCTGGCCGCCTCGGGCGACGTACGGCTGGACCGGCTGGTCTCCCACCGGTACGGCCTGGAACAGGCGGAACAGGCCCTCACCGCGGCCGCCCGCGACCGTACGACGATCAAGCCCCTGGTGTGCCCGCTGTCCGGCTGACCGCCACGGGGGAGGAGGGAAGG
Proteins encoded in this region:
- a CDS encoding NAD(P)-dependent alcohol dehydrogenase yields the protein MPAPLPAHVPATMRAAVLHAPKDLRIEERPVPVPGPGQVLVRVEAVGICGSDVHYYEHGRIGDFVVRAPMVLGHEPGGTVAALGPGASLHQPGQLVSLEPGIPCGTCTQCRHGRYNLCPDVSFFATPPVDGALCEYVVIDEHFARPVPDTLTAETAALLEPLSVGVWAARKGRVGTGSRVLVTGAGPIGLVAVQTARAFGATEVVVTDIAPERLALARELGATDAVDVRTARLADTGYVPDVLLECSGVPAVADEAIRAVGRAGRAVLVGMGGDTVPLPLAHVQNFEIEVTGTFRYANTWPAAIALAASGDVRLDRLVSHRYGLEQAEQALTAAARDRTTIKPLVCPLSG